The Stappia sp. genome window below encodes:
- a CDS encoding 3-hydroxyacyl-CoA dehydrogenase — protein MKLGEGVSAVVTGGASGLGAATARRLAKAGVKVTLFDMNVEAGEAVAKEIGGAFVAVDVTSDDSVAKGFAAARERFGVERILVNCAGIAPAAKTTSRGEPHPMDLFEKVIAVNLVGTFRCIAHSSTAMSALEPLTGDGERGVIVSTASIAAFDGQVGQVAYAASKGGVASATLPIARDLSKSGIRVMTIAPGLFETPMLLGLPQEVQDSLGQQVPFPSRLGKPDEYADLVAAICENPMLNGETIRLDGAIRMAPR, from the coding sequence ATGAAGCTCGGGGAAGGTGTATCGGCGGTCGTGACTGGCGGCGCGTCGGGGCTCGGTGCGGCGACCGCCCGCCGGCTGGCGAAGGCGGGCGTCAAGGTCACGCTGTTCGACATGAACGTGGAGGCCGGCGAGGCCGTCGCGAAGGAGATCGGCGGGGCGTTCGTCGCCGTCGACGTCACCAGCGACGACAGTGTCGCGAAGGGCTTTGCCGCGGCGCGCGAGCGCTTCGGCGTGGAGCGCATCCTGGTCAATTGCGCCGGCATCGCCCCGGCCGCCAAGACGACGTCGCGCGGCGAACCGCATCCGATGGACCTGTTCGAGAAGGTGATCGCCGTCAATCTCGTCGGCACCTTCCGCTGCATCGCGCATTCCTCCACCGCCATGTCGGCGCTCGAGCCGCTCACCGGCGACGGCGAGCGCGGCGTGATCGTCTCGACCGCCTCGATCGCCGCCTTCGACGGGCAGGTCGGCCAGGTCGCCTATGCCGCGTCCAAGGGCGGGGTCGCCTCCGCGACGCTGCCGATCGCCCGCGATCTGTCGAAGAGCGGCATTCGCGTGATGACCATCGCGCCGGGCCTCTTCGAGACGCCGATGCTGCTCGGCCTGCCGCAGGAGGTGCAGGACTCGCTCGGCCAGCAGGTGCCGTTCCCCTCCCGCCTCGGCAAGCCGGACGAATACGCCGATCTCGTCGCCGCGATCTGCGAAAACCCGATGCTGAACGGCGAGACCATCCGTCTCGACGGCGCGATCCGCATGGCGCCGCGCTGA
- a CDS encoding DUF418 domain-containing protein yields the protein MLDALRGFAALGILWRNIFVFGMPSVAFSLPVEWGTAVGANVATWLFVAGFVDGTMRGLFSLLFGASALLLLDKYALRPDGLAAADLYFRRLAGLIALGVIHGYLLLWPNDILFVYGVVGMFLFLLRSVSARGLLVLALVLLSVSTLKDGLGWGLEGDPFDAVGIAGGDVPDPAFDLGEEEAAQGAVAEQASGGGAPADGAVSEEEAFYADVELQAMAEIDERLQSYSGLLATIAPLTFEEQTRRLVADHLLDVGAMMVLGMALYRLGGLSGRWSWRVYAAMAVVGLSVGGTLGMIVNAPSVLVAWSPYDPGEAIGYFYNPRRVSLCLGLVGAFHLLARIRAARWLLAPLQAAGRVALTIYVSQSVLCALLFYGPGLGLFGEFEHVTVLQIAFGLNALQLLLAWAWVRSGRQGPLEALIRRVAGDTRPAA from the coding sequence GTGCTCGACGCGCTGCGCGGCTTCGCCGCGCTCGGGATCCTGTGGCGCAACATCTTCGTCTTCGGCATGCCGTCGGTCGCCTTTTCGCTGCCGGTGGAATGGGGCACGGCGGTCGGCGCCAATGTGGCGACCTGGTTGTTCGTCGCCGGTTTCGTCGACGGCACCATGCGCGGCCTGTTCTCCCTGCTGTTCGGCGCAAGCGCCCTGCTGCTGCTCGACAAATATGCGCTGAGACCCGACGGGCTCGCCGCCGCCGATCTCTACTTCCGGCGCCTCGCCGGTCTGATCGCGCTGGGCGTCATACACGGCTATCTGCTGCTGTGGCCCAACGACATTCTCTTCGTCTATGGCGTCGTGGGGATGTTCCTCTTTCTGCTGCGGTCCGTTTCGGCACGCGGACTTCTGGTGCTGGCCCTCGTTCTCTTGTCGGTCTCCACGCTCAAGGACGGACTGGGCTGGGGGCTGGAGGGCGATCCTTTCGACGCGGTCGGGATCGCCGGGGGCGACGTCCCCGATCCGGCGTTCGATCTTGGGGAAGAAGAAGCGGCGCAGGGTGCGGTCGCGGAACAGGCGAGCGGCGGCGGTGCACCGGCAGACGGCGCCGTTTCCGAGGAGGAGGCCTTCTACGCCGACGTGGAGTTGCAGGCCATGGCGGAGATCGACGAGCGGCTTCAGTCCTATTCGGGTCTGCTGGCGACCATCGCGCCGCTGACCTTCGAGGAACAGACGCGGCGGCTGGTGGCCGATCATCTGCTCGACGTCGGCGCGATGATGGTGCTCGGCATGGCGCTCTATCGCCTCGGCGGGCTGTCCGGGCGCTGGTCGTGGCGCGTTTACGCGGCGATGGCGGTCGTCGGGCTGAGCGTCGGCGGGACGCTCGGGATGATCGTCAACGCCCCCAGCGTGCTCGTCGCCTGGTCGCCCTACGATCCGGGGGAGGCGATCGGCTACTTCTACAATCCGCGCCGGGTGAGCCTGTGTCTGGGGCTGGTGGGCGCCTTTCACCTTCTGGCGCGGATACGCGCGGCCCGCTGGCTGCTCGCGCCGCTGCAGGCGGCCGGACGCGTCGCGCTGACGATCTACGTCAGCCAGTCGGTGCTCTGCGCGCTGCTGTTCTACGGTCCGGGGCTCGGTCTCTTCGGCGAGTTCGAGCATGTGACGGTGTTGCAGATCGCCTTCGGGCTGAACGCCCTGCAGCTCCTGCTCGCCTGGGCCTGGGTGCGGTCGGGGCGTCAGGGCCCGCTGGAAGCCCTGATCCGCCGTGTCGCGGGCGACACGCGCCCGGCCGCGTGA
- a CDS encoding cyclic nucleotide-binding domain-containing protein, with protein sequence MTLEAEVDALRKVPLFRGIDATKLRLLAFISDRTHFAAGEELCRQGEDGDSAFIILDGEADVRVRTSDGEKTVARLEQYAIVGEIAILCDVPRTATVVAATEMDVLTVSKDDFLRLLKEFPDMSLEVMRTLAQRLERTTQDLAAQKASGTAA encoded by the coding sequence GTGACCCTTGAAGCGGAAGTCGATGCGCTGCGGAAGGTACCTCTGTTTCGCGGGATCGACGCCACCAAACTGAGGCTGCTGGCCTTCATCTCCGACCGCACGCATTTCGCCGCCGGAGAGGAATTGTGCCGCCAGGGGGAGGACGGGGATTCCGCCTTCATCATCCTGGACGGCGAGGCCGACGTGCGCGTGCGCACGTCCGACGGCGAGAAGACCGTGGCACGGCTCGAGCAATATGCGATCGTCGGCGAGATCGCCATCCTGTGCGACGTGCCGCGCACCGCCACGGTGGTCGCCGCCACGGAAATGGACGTGCTGACGGTGTCGAAGGACGATTTCCTGCGTCTCTTGAAGGAATTTCCCGATATGTCGCTTGAAGTCATGCGCACGCTCGCGCAACGTCTGGAGCGCACGACCCAGGATCTGGCCGCGCAAAAGGCATCCGGCACGGCGGCGTGA
- a CDS encoding DUF1194 domain-containing protein — MGAGLLAAGVALGAAPAQACQLALVLALDVSSSVDAREYRFQMRGLGTAFRDPEVIEAIQVNGGMMATAFEWSGRDKQVAVAGWTWLETDAAILAFADRLSGAPRSHSRFPTALGYALGHAATRFSRLPRPCARQVVDVSGDGVNNEGFPPASAYRAFDFTRITVNGLVIAGADPDPVAYYREDVIRGPDAFLEVASGFDDYANAMKRKLLREIRGNAFAGRDEGGEAPRASAAIAAR; from the coding sequence ATGGGGGCGGGTCTTCTGGCCGCCGGTGTTGCGTTGGGGGCTGCGCCCGCGCAGGCCTGCCAGCTTGCGCTCGTCCTGGCGCTCGATGTGTCCTCCAGCGTCGATGCGCGCGAGTACCGCTTCCAGATGCGCGGCCTCGGCACCGCCTTTCGCGATCCCGAGGTCATCGAGGCGATCCAGGTCAACGGCGGCATGATGGCCACCGCCTTCGAGTGGAGCGGGCGCGACAAGCAGGTCGCCGTGGCCGGCTGGACCTGGCTCGAGACGGACGCGGCGATCCTGGCCTTTGCCGACCGCCTGTCGGGGGCCCCGCGCAGCCATTCGCGATTTCCCACCGCGCTCGGCTATGCGCTGGGCCATGCGGCCACGCGCTTCTCCCGCCTGCCGCGCCCCTGCGCGCGTCAGGTGGTCGACGTGTCCGGCGACGGCGTGAACAACGAGGGCTTTCCGCCGGCCAGCGCCTATCGGGCCTTCGATTTCACGCGCATCACGGTCAACGGGCTGGTGATCGCCGGCGCCGATCCGGACCCGGTCGCCTATTACCGCGAGGACGTGATCCGGGGTCCCGACGCCTTTCTCGAGGTGGCAAGCGGCTTCGACGACTACGCGAACGCCATGAAGCGCAAGCTGCTGCGGGAGATTCGCGGCAACGCCTTCGCCGGAAGAGACGAGGGCGGGGAGGCGCCGCGCGCCTCAGCGGCAATCGCGGCGCGATGA
- a CDS encoding MBL fold metallo-hydrolase, producing the protein MSSSPSLSMKLWGVRGSTPTPGQTTLRYGGETTCFEVRAGDDAILIDCGSGARNLGVALHAAPPRALDLFFTHTHLDHICGLPFFSPAYDDRFEITAWAGHFPDRAGLVDIICRIMSPPIFPVAANKLRAVSFRNFRAGDTVARDGPITLRSVALNHPGGATGYRLEHGGKSICIITDHEHGDPEVDRAVRRFVQDADVMIYDAMYTDAEYPRFVGWGHSTWEKGVELALEAGVRQPVLFHHDPRRSDDELDAIGEAAAARHPGVLVAREGMVLTP; encoded by the coding sequence GTGAGCAGTTCTCCTTCCCTGTCGATGAAGCTATGGGGTGTGCGCGGCTCGACGCCCACCCCGGGGCAGACGACGCTGCGCTATGGCGGCGAGACCACCTGTTTCGAGGTGCGCGCCGGCGACGACGCGATCCTGATCGATTGCGGCTCGGGCGCGCGCAATCTCGGCGTCGCGCTGCATGCCGCGCCGCCGCGCGCGCTGGACCTGTTCTTCACCCACACTCATCTGGATCACATCTGCGGGCTGCCGTTCTTTTCCCCCGCCTATGACGACCGTTTCGAGATCACGGCCTGGGCCGGCCATTTTCCCGACCGCGCCGGTCTCGTCGACATCATCTGCCGCATCATGTCGCCGCCGATCTTTCCGGTCGCCGCCAACAAGCTGCGCGCCGTGTCGTTCCGCAATTTCCGCGCCGGCGACACCGTGGCGCGCGACGGGCCGATTACGCTGCGCAGCGTGGCGCTGAACCATCCCGGCGGCGCCACCGGCTACCGGCTGGAGCACGGCGGAAAGTCGATCTGCATCATCACCGACCACGAACACGGCGACCCGGAGGTGGACCGCGCGGTCCGGCGCTTCGTTCAGGACGCCGACGTGATGATCTACGACGCGATGTACACCGACGCGGAGTATCCGCGCTTCGTCGGCTGGGGGCATTCGACCTGGGAGAAGGGCGTGGAACTGGCGCTCGAGGCCGGGGTGCGCCAGCCGGTGCTGTTCCACCACGACCCCAGGCGCAGCGATGACGAGCTCGACGCCATCGGCGAGGCGGCGGCGGCGCGTCATCCGGGCGTTCTGGTGGCGCGCGAAGGCATGGTGCTGACCCCGTAG
- a CDS encoding ABC transporter substrate-binding protein: protein MKRILTAAVAAAALGLSGAAAQAESLKIGFLATLSGPPAVLGQHMRDGFLLGVKQAGGKLGGLDTEVIVVDDELKPDAALTKVRGLLERDQVDMMAGVVFSNVMMAVYKPVIESETIFIGGNAGPSPIAGRACSPYFFTTSYQNDQNHEAMGKYAQDQGYQRVFIMAPNYQAGKDSLAGFKRHFKGEIVDEVYTKLGQLDFSSELTRIAAEKPDAVFAFMPGGMGVNLVKQYRQAGLADSTPFLSAFTVDETTLPATQDAALGLVSGAQWAPDLDNAANKAFVEAFEAEYGYAPAVYAAQGYDAARLIDAALKKAGGKDDKDALLAAFKEAPFDSVRGDFSFNTNNFPIQDVYVVEAVKREDGTFVTNTVAKVFEDKIDAYVDECRMN, encoded by the coding sequence ATGAAACGCATCCTTACCGCGGCCGTCGCCGCGGCCGCCCTTGGCTTGTCGGGCGCGGCCGCGCAGGCCGAAAGCCTCAAGATCGGCTTCCTCGCGACCCTGTCCGGACCGCCGGCCGTGTTGGGTCAGCACATGCGCGACGGCTTCCTGCTCGGCGTCAAGCAGGCGGGCGGCAAGCTCGGCGGCCTCGACACCGAGGTGATCGTGGTCGACGACGAACTCAAGCCCGATGCGGCGCTGACCAAGGTGCGCGGCCTGCTGGAGCGCGATCAGGTCGACATGATGGCCGGCGTCGTCTTCTCCAACGTCATGATGGCGGTCTACAAGCCGGTGATCGAGAGCGAGACGATCTTCATCGGCGGCAACGCCGGGCCGTCGCCGATCGCGGGCCGGGCCTGTTCGCCCTATTTCTTCACCACCTCCTATCAGAACGACCAGAACCACGAGGCGATGGGCAAATACGCCCAGGACCAGGGCTATCAGCGCGTCTTCATCATGGCCCCGAACTATCAGGCCGGTAAGGATTCGCTCGCCGGCTTCAAGCGGCACTTCAAGGGCGAGATCGTCGACGAGGTCTACACCAAGCTCGGCCAGCTCGACTTTTCCTCCGAACTGACGCGGATCGCGGCGGAAAAGCCCGATGCGGTCTTCGCCTTCATGCCGGGCGGCATGGGCGTGAACCTGGTGAAGCAGTACCGTCAGGCGGGCCTCGCCGACAGCACGCCCTTCCTCTCCGCCTTCACCGTGGATGAGACGACGCTGCCCGCGACCCAGGACGCGGCCCTTGGCCTCGTGTCGGGCGCGCAGTGGGCGCCCGATCTCGACAACGCCGCCAACAAGGCCTTCGTCGAGGCCTTCGAGGCCGAATACGGCTATGCGCCGGCGGTCTATGCGGCACAGGGGTATGACGCGGCCCGCCTGATCGACGCGGCCCTGAAGAAAGCCGGTGGCAAGGACGACAAGGACGCGCTGCTCGCGGCCTTCAAGGAAGCGCCCTTCGACAGCGTGCGCGGCGACTTCTCCTTCAACACCAACAACTTCCCCATCCAGGACGTCTATGTCGTGGAAGCGGTGAAGCGCGAGGACGGCACCTTTGTCACCAACACGGTCGCGAAGGTGTTCGAGGACAAGATCGACGCCTATGTCGACGAGTGCCGGATGAACTGA
- a CDS encoding adenylate/guanylate cyclase domain-containing protein, translated as MIPDAGNQDDTGPGHGSETVRETVPEAVQGASALAPAAGPYTARGGGLRRVFRDILRGGPDETGIPARVRAEIRQREARAERLIGWAQFAMVSFFAGLYSLAPRAEGGDGFNFVPLALAAYLLFTLLRVALAYRVELPEWYLIVSIVVDVALLCGLIFSFHIQYAQPPTFYLKAPTLMYLFIFIALRALRFDPRFVLITGLLGALGWAALVGYAVTADMGEMRITRNYVEYLTSNAILIGAELDKTIVILGVTLVLSAALYRARDVLVHAVRDHAAAEDLKRFFAPEVATSITGADEAVTAGRGEIREAAILFIDIRGFTGTAAGLPPETVMRVLACYQEGMMAVIARHGGRVDKFLGDGILATFGAVEASATAAADALRAAQALPRAAADLAAPVAACGWPRALRIGAAVAFGPVTVGVIGAASRLEFTVIGDAVNRAAKLEEANKQQGSQVLTDRASLEAARAQGFAGAPREIRDACAVSGLGQPVDLVVLA; from the coding sequence ATGATCCCGGACGCCGGCAATCAGGACGACACAGGCCCCGGACACGGAAGCGAAACCGTGCGCGAAACCGTGCCTGAAGCGGTGCAGGGCGCGTCGGCGCTCGCGCCGGCGGCGGGTCCATATACGGCGCGCGGCGGCGGGCTGCGTCGGGTCTTTCGCGATATCCTGCGCGGCGGACCGGACGAGACCGGCATTCCGGCGCGCGTGCGGGCCGAGATCCGCCAGCGCGAGGCGCGCGCCGAACGGCTGATCGGCTGGGCGCAGTTCGCCATGGTCAGCTTTTTCGCGGGTCTCTATTCGCTGGCGCCCAGGGCCGAGGGCGGCGACGGCTTCAACTTCGTGCCGCTGGCGCTCGCTGCCTATCTGCTGTTCACGCTGCTGCGCGTCGCGCTCGCCTATCGGGTCGAACTGCCCGAATGGTATCTGATCGTCTCGATCGTCGTCGACGTGGCGCTGCTGTGCGGACTGATCTTTTCCTTCCATATCCAATACGCGCAGCCGCCGACCTTCTATCTGAAGGCGCCGACGCTGATGTATCTGTTCATCTTCATCGCCTTGCGCGCGCTGCGCTTCGATCCCCGCTTCGTGCTGATCACCGGCCTGCTCGGCGCGCTCGGCTGGGCGGCGCTGGTCGGCTATGCCGTGACCGCCGACATGGGCGAGATGCGCATCACCCGAAACTACGTCGAGTATCTGACGTCAAACGCGATCCTGATTGGCGCCGAACTCGACAAGACCATCGTCATCCTGGGCGTCACGCTGGTGTTGTCGGCCGCGCTCTACCGGGCCCGCGACGTGCTCGTGCATGCGGTGCGCGACCACGCGGCCGCCGAGGATCTCAAGCGCTTCTTCGCGCCCGAGGTGGCGACCTCGATCACCGGAGCGGACGAGGCGGTCACCGCCGGGCGCGGGGAGATCCGCGAGGCGGCGATCCTGTTCATCGATATTCGCGGCTTCACGGGCACGGCGGCCGGCCTGCCGCCGGAAACGGTGATGCGGGTGCTGGCTTGCTATCAGGAGGGCATGATGGCGGTGATCGCGCGCCACGGCGGGCGGGTCGACAAGTTCCTGGGCGATGGCATTCTCGCCACCTTCGGCGCGGTGGAGGCGAGCGCCACGGCGGCCGCCGACGCGCTGCGCGCGGCGCAGGCGTTGCCGCGGGCGGCCGCCGATCTCGCCGCGCCGGTGGCGGCCTGCGGCTGGCCGCGTGCGTTGCGCATCGGCGCGGCGGTCGCCTTCGGCCCGGTGACGGTCGGGGTGATCGGCGCCGCCAGCCGGCTGGAGTTCACGGTGATCGGCGATGCGGTCAACCGCGCGGCCAAGCTGGAGGAGGCCAACAAGCAGCAGGGCTCGCAGGTGCTGACCGACCGCGCGAGCCTCGAGGCGGCCCGCGCGCAAGGCTTCGCCGGCGCGCCGCGCGAGATACGCGATGCCTGCGCCGTTTCGGGGCTGGGCCAGCCGGTCGACCTGGTGGTGCTCGCCTGA